Below is a window of Enterococcus gilvus ATCC BAA-350 DNA.
CAAGCGCGCTTGGGATCAAACCGATCTCGCAAGAAGGTAGCGAACGCCTGATTGCTGCGGCTTTGGATTATGCGGTAGATCAAGGGCAAACACGAGTAACCTTGGTCCACAAAGGCAATATCATGAAATTTACCGAAGGCGGCTTCAAAAATTGGGGCTACGATTTCATTGAAAAGAATTATCCTCAGGCCTTCACTATGAATGACTATAAAAAGATCGCCGCTGAAATAGGGCCTGAAAAAGCAGAGAGCGCATTGAAAGAAGCCAAAGGAGATGGAAAAATCATTGTTGATGACGTCATCGCGGATAATTTTTTACAGCAAATCTTGCTTTATCCTGAGAAGTACCAAGTAGTGGCTACAACGAATCTGAACGGCGACTATATTTCAGATGCATTAGCTGCACAAGTTGGAGGTATCGGGATTTCACCAGGGGCAAACATCAATTACCGCACTGGACACGCAATTTTTGAAGCAACACATGGAACAGCGCCGGACATTGCAGGAAAAGGTTGGGCGAATCCTTGCTCCCTACTCCTTTCAGCCGCAATGATGCTCGAGTATCTCGGCTGGTCTGAAGCGGGTAAAAAAATTCCAAAAGCCATTGAAGAGGCACTTCAAAATAAACAGATGACACATGATTTCGCACAGATGTTAGCAATTGACGCGCTTTCAACTTCGGAATTCGCAGAGTATCTGATTCAAACTATTTAAAAAATCCCTGATGGAGAGCAGATCGAGCTTATTCCATCAGGGATTTTTACTTTATATTTCTTGAACTAGAACCCATTTTCTTTAGCTTTCATAAGAAAAAAACTGCGTTATTTAATTATCCGTCCTTTTATGGATATTCAAATCAAGACAAAAAAAGTCACCCAAAAGCCGATAATCGGTCTTTTAGGTGAGCTTTGTAATAGGACGGTCGATTTAACTAAAGAAACATTCTTTAGAAACGATACCTGCTACTTCCGCATATTTAATTAATACTTGACCATTTACTTGGTCAATCCTATCTGCATCCAACCCGTAAAAACGTTCTACATTTACAATACAGCCATTTTTTTCTTTACGTATTACTTCCCCAATGATCGGCCGAGCAAAATCCGTTTTACGGCATTCATAGCTTTCTCCAACAATAATCGCTTCTTTATTCATTCAACCACCTCATTCATGTTTTATACTACACTTATATAGTAGCATTAAGTGGAGTAAAAAACCATTTTAAAGGTGTTATTTATTAAATAAGCCTCTTTTTAAAGCAACGAACGTAATTTTATTCCACGTTTTCTAACAATAACGCCACATATTGTTCTAAATAAAATTGATCGATTTGATCATACATTCCTACTTCAGAGCTATCCAAATCCAGCACACCAATCAACTGATCCCCTTTCTTCATAGGAACAACAATTTCTGATCGCGCCGCAGAATCACAAGCAATGTAGTTTTTATGCGTCATTACATTTTCGACGATCAGTGTTTGATTCTTCTCAGCAGACTCTCCGCAAACCCCTTTTCCCATTGCAATATGCACACATGAGACATTTCCTTGAAAAGGTCCCAGAATCAGTTCGCCTTCTTTGAACAAATAATATCCAGCGAAAACTGTTTCTTGCAATGTCTGGTTCAATAAAGCTGATGAGTTTGCCAGATTCGCAATCAGATCTGTTTCCCCTTCCAGTAGTGCTTTTTGCTGCATCAATAATAATTTATACGCCTCTTCTTTTGCTTCTTGATTTTTCCAACTCATAGTCTTTTCCTCCAATAATAATTCCTCATTCATCGAGTAACATTAGAAAATAAGGAACTTTTGGTTTATTCTACCCTAACTACAGCAAGAACGCTATTTTTAAAAATAGCCTTTATTTAAGCCATTAGAACGATTTCATTCGTCTTATTTACGATTTGTCAAGGGTATAAAGCCTTAATTCTTCTAATTAATATTTCATTCGTATTACAAAATATACGGTTGCATGAAGAATCAACTACTTTAAACTTTTTTCTCATATCTTCTTATATAATTGAATCCGAAAGATGAAAAAAGTGAGGGAAACCATTGATTAAGTTGAAAAAATATACGGCACTGACTTTGTGTGCCTTGACATTGACTACTGCACCAATAAGCGTCTTAGCAGATGAATACGATCAAAAAATTGCTGATCAGGATAAAAAAATCTCTGAACTGCAACAAACTGAACAATCTGTAGAGGATCAAAAAGCGGCGTTAGAGCAAGAAGTTGCCGCAATAGAAAAAGAAGTCAACGCAGTCTTAAAAGAAAAGACGACTGAAGAAAAGAAATTAAGCGACTTAACTGCTAAAATCGCTATTCTTCAAGAAAAAATCCAAAAACGTGACGAACAAATCAGAAACCAAGCGCGTGACGTGCAGACAAAACACGATTCTGCATCAATCGTTGACGTCGTGATCAATGCGAAATCTGTTGGCGATGCTGTGAAGAAAACCATGGCTGTTTCAACCATTTTAACAGCTAGTAAAAATATCATGGAACAGCAGACCAAAGACAAGGCAGAGCTTCAAAAGCTTGAAAAAGAAGCCGAGCAGCGCCTGCAAGTAATCAATAAAAAAACTGCTGAACTAAAAGGCAAGCAAGAACAGCTTGTAAAAGCCAAGTTAGATCAGCAAGTAAAAATCAATGATATCCAAGCAAGTATCGCTACAGAAAAGGGCGAAAAAGAGAAATTTGAAAAGCAAAAAGAAGACGCTGAAAAGAAACGACAAGCAGCGTTGAAAGCATTAGAAGAACAACGTAAAAAAGAAGCGGAAGCCCGTGAAAAAGCGCAAGCGGAAGCTGAAAAACAAGCGAAGAAAGCGGCAGAAGAAGCGCAAAAAGCAGCGGAAGACGCTGAAAAGCAAGCAGCTGCTGCAGAGACGGCAAAACAAAAGCAAGAAGCTGAGATCGCGCAATTGGAAGCTCAGAAGCAAGAAGAACAAGCAAAACAACAAGAAGAACAAGCTCAGACTGTTACTGATACGAGTGCTACTCAGGTTACTACAAACCCGGTAGCACCAGCAGCAACACCAAGCGCTAGTGAAGAAAAACCAGCAGCTCCTGCTGCAACAAGCAGCGGTTGGGCTTCTCCTCTATCCATCGGCTTAGTAGTAACTAGCCCATTTGGTCAGCGCCAAGATCCAACAGGTGCATCTGGTTCTCAACATGATGGCGTCGATTTTGCCGGTGCCGCGGGAACACCGATCATGGCTTCTAAAGGTGGAAAAGTGGTTGAGTCAGGATTTCATTGGTCCGCTGGGAACCACGTAGTGATCCAGCATGCAGATGGGTACTATTCATACTATATGCATATGGTTTCAGCCCCAAGTGTCGGCGTAGGCTCAGAGGTTAGCGCTGGACAAGTATTAGGCGGCATGGGAACAACTGGTAATTCTACAGGTGTGCATTTACACTTTGGTGTCTCCACTGCATTGTGGTCTGGGTTTGTTAATCCTGCTCCACTATTAGGCGTTTAAACAAAACAAAAAAGTACAGAACAATGGTCAGAGAAATTCTGATTCTTGTTCTGTACCTTTTTTATTCTGCTTCTGAAATGTCTTTTGCGATTTCATCTAGTTTGATTTCATTGTTTAAGTAATCTGCATTTTCTGTTGGGAAATGTTGACGGAATTCCGCTAATTCCATTAATTCAATGCGTCCATCGGCTAATTCAAAATCCAATACATGGCCGCCGAAGGTTTCATCGTCACTAATAAAATGTAAATGGAACCCCCCAGAGGCCGCACCGTGGAACAGCTCTGGTGTAAAGAACCCGACAATGGTACCCCGCAGGTTATCTGCTTCAAATTCAGGCTGGTTGCGAGCGATCTCTACGAATCTCGGATACGGTTTCTCTTGTTTCGGGGCAACTCGCACATGCATGTGCTTGAACGTTCCCTCTATTTTAACAGCCGCAAATAAATTGTGGCTGATTTTTTTTAGGACTTCTGATTTCACTTGCTCATCAGACACTGCTTCAAGTGAAAATTCTTGATCTGAATCAAAACGAGTCACTGCTGCATAAGGTGTCCATTCGTCGCCGGTCAGTCGTCTTACCTTCCCTGTTTCATCTGTATGATAGATCACACCGTCTAGAAAAAGCACTTCTCCATTTGATCCTTCAAGTGTGCCCAAGCCAAAATCGCCATAATTGGACAAGGCACCGATTTTTTCAGTACCATCCATCAAATCTTGCATCAATCCACCAAGTGTACCGTGTTGGTAGATATAACTTTTTGTCTTCACTGTCATGTACAATCCCCTTCTATCTCTCTTCTGACTGTCGTGTATCTACGGATTTCTTAATAAAATTGATCGGGTAAAATGGTTTTTCCTAATTCCTTATTATCTGAATAATCAATCGGGATATCGATGATCACGGGACCGTCTGTTGCCAAGCCTTCCTGGATCGCTGCTTCTAATTCGGCTTGCGATGTCGCCCGTAATCCTTTTGCGCCAAAGGCTTCAGCATATTTTACAAAATCAACGGGTCCAAAGTGGACACCCGCAGAACGATCGTATTTCATTTCTTCTTGGAACTCTACCATATTGTAGCTGCCATCGTTCCAGATCAAGTGGATGATTTTTTGTTTTAAACGCACCGCTGTTTCAAGCTCTTGAGCGGAGAATAAGAATCCGCCGTCTCCAGAAACAGAGAAAATTTGTGTATTCGGACGAACCAATGCGGAGGAAATCGCCCATGGTAAGGCTACACCCAGTGTTTGCATCCCGTTACTGAATAACAAATGGCGTGGTTCATAGCTGCGGAAATGACGAGCCATCCAAATGTAATGACTACCGACATCCACCGTGACCGTCATCTCATCGGTGACATTTTTTTGCAGCGTATCAATGACTTCTAGTGGATGCACACGCCCCTCCGTCGTTTCACTCTTTTGTCTGCCATTCGTTAATTTTTCTTGCAGCGTTGAAAGATAGTGTTGTGCATCGTCTGATAATTGATACGTTGAAATGGCATCTCCTAATCGATCGATCGTTTTGGCGATACTGCCGACCAATTCTACTTCTGGCTGCATGTATTGGTCAATTTCCATCGGCACTTCATCTATTACTACAATACGCGCATCTTTTTCAGCATTCCAGTTTCGCGCTTCGTACTCGATTGGGTCATAGCCGATCGCTAAAACTAAGTCGCTGCGTTTTAACAGCATGTCTCCCGGCTGATTGCGGAAAAGTCCGACACGGCCGAAGAAATGATCTTCTAGTTCCCGAGAAATAATTCCCGCTCCTTGGAAGGTCTCAACAACTGGCAGCCCTGTTTTTTCAACAAGTTTGCGAATCGCTGCCGTTTCCTTTTCACCTGAAGCGCGCATTCCGACTAACAAAGCGGGCAGCTTTGCCTCATGGATTCGTTTCACCAAATCATCGATATCCTCATCAGAGGCAGACCCTAAAATTGGGGCTGACATTGGTTTGATTGCTTCACCCTTCACTTCGCCATCCGTCACATCTTGAGGAATGGATAAGAAGCTTGCACCCTTTTTAGCGGTCTTAGCGATACGGTAGGCGTTCGCGATATTTTCCGATAGCATTTCAGGATCTTGAATCTCTGAACTATATTTTGTAATAGGTGCGAATAATTCTGTATTTTTCATACTTTGATGAGTCAGCTTAGAAAGATCTGAACGTTTTACTTGTCCTGCTAATGCAAGAACAGGGTCTCCTTCTGCTGTAGCTGTCACTAATCCAGTCGCTAAATTACTTGCACCGGGACCGCTCGTGGCGATCACTACACCCGGTTCTCCCGTCAAACGCCCAATGGCTTGTGCCATAAACGCCGCATTTTGTTCATGACGAGCTAGGATCAATTGTGGCCCATGATCCTCTAATGTATCAAATACGCCGTCGATCTTGGCACCGGGAATTCCGAAGATAAATGGCACGTTATGGTTTTCTAAACTATTAACAATGATTTCTGCACCTTTTTTACTCACTGTATTACATCTCCTTAAAATCTGTATCACTTACATTCGTTAATATAGCATCAATTTATTAATTTATCAACGATGAAACATCACGAATAATTGTTTTATCAAAATCCAAAAAAAGAAGCCTCATTTCTGAGACTTCTCGCATTATTCAGTAAAATTGAATTCCGCCGACCAATCAAACTCACCTGAACGTTCATAGCTTTGCGGCCAATGACTGCACCACGCAGGTCCTTCAAAATTTTCAATTACATCTGAACTGGCCGTATAAGGCTTGATATCCAGAATCGGACTATCATTTTCCGCATCAAGATACTCAAGATAAACAAGGTTCTCTTCTATTTTAATGATTTTCGCGGCTGATAAAGCGATAGGATTCGGTCTGACCGGTCCCCTAGTCGCAAAGGTTCCTAATTTTTCTGGTCCGTGAACATACGGCTTGCCAACCGTCGTTCCCCGTAATTCAGTAATATCGAGGTGATGAAACCAATACAGAACATACAAATGACTAAAGTCAGACAGTCCGATCAGTCCTTCCTGATATTCAGGAGACAGCTCCAAATAGACACCTGATTCTGTTTGCTTTACTTTACCGATCTCGTTAATTTTCATGATGACTCCTCCTAGACTTTTTTAGAGTCGCGACCTCTGATATGAAGATACAGCCTCACGTTAGGTGAGAGTCAAGAGGAATCAATGGCAATTGTAGTTCTGTTAGATAGTCTTCAGGATTAGACGTGTGTTCAGGACCCACATGACAAATTTGCCGAGGCGCTTTCAGCAGTTCATACTCAGGATGCTCCTCCAGCCATCTAGCAAAGGAGCGATACGCCTCTGGTAACTGATGATAGTTTCCCTCAACCATTATGATCGCGGCAGGGTCTAATTCGGAAAGCTGTCTTTTTTGCAACGGCGGCTGAACAGGGTGATCGGAAACAATGGCGACTTCTATTTCTACCCACTCTTCCAAATATTCCTCATCATGGAAAATCGTCAAAAACTGATCCGCTGCTGTCGGTAAAGTAACGCTTTGACTAATTAACAACGTCAGAAACTCTTCCCAAAGCAATCCTTCATGGTAGAAACTTTTGACTGTCCTTCTTAGGCTGACGATAGAACAGGCAGGAATTTTTTTAAGTGTTACTGGGTATTCCTCGGTATGCTGCATCCGCTGCATCATTTGATGGATCTGCTGCTGGCGAAAACGATCCCGTTGAATCTCCTGTTCGATTTCCTGCTCCTTTTTTTCCAGCGCCGCAGTAAATTTCGTCGCGTCCTCCTGAAGCAGCTGCTGGATTTCTTTTAATGAGAAGGTCAATTCTCGTAATAAAACGATCTGTGCGAGCCGCTCCAGCTGCTTTACTGAATAATAACGATACCCAGAGTCCTCTTCGACTAACTGGGGGTGGAGCAATCCAATTTCATCATAATGACGCAGCGTGCGAATCGATACTTGTCCTAAGCGAGAAAACTCACCGATTTTCAGCAATGAAAACACCTCCATTCCTTATTATACCGATACTTTTGATTGTTAACAGCTAAAAAATATGGGATAATAGATATACGAACATTTGTTCTTAATTCTGGTTTTCGGGAGGTACACGATGCATTATAAAGAATATAAATCGATCTTGTCCGCGAAGAACGGCTTGAACCTTTTTCGCGGCTGCACTCATGGCTGTATCTATTGCGACAGTCGCAGCGATTGCTATCAGATCAATCATCCTTTTGAGGATATCGAAGTAAAGGCCCATGCTTTAGAAATTTTAGAACAGGAGCTGCAACGGCGCCGAAAACCGTGCATGATCGGAACTGGCGCGATGACAGACCCGTATATCCAGTTGGAGTCCCGACTAAACATTACTCGAGGCGCATTAGAATTGATCGATACCTATGAATTCGGTGTGGCCATCCAGACGAAGTCCAATCGAATTTTACGTGATCTGGACTTATTGTCTTCCATCAATAAAAAAACGAAAGCGGTAGTCGAAATGACTTTGACGACTTACGATGAGACAGTTTGTAAAATTTTGGAGCCTTATGTTTCTACAACGAAAGAACGTGTTGAAACATTGATGGCCTTTAAAGAAGTCGGTGTCCCCACAGTCGTCTGGTTATCCCCTATCCTACCCTTTATCAATGATACCGAGGAGAATTTACGCGGGCTTTTAGACTATTGTATCCAAGCAGGCGTCAAGGGGATTCTGTGTTTCGGATTTGGCGTGACGATGCGGGCGGGGAATCGTGACTATTTCTATCAGCAATTAGACAAGCATTTTCCCGGAATGAAGAAAAAATACCAGTATGCTTTTGGTGATAGCTATGTCTGTAATAGTCCGAATCATGAACAGCTCATGAAACTTTTTATTGAAACATGCGAAAAACATGCTATTCTTTGGAGGACAGATGACGTGTTTCAGTATTTACACGAATTTGAAGACAAACGAGAGCAGCTGTCATTATTTTAAAAAAAATGAACTAAAACGCTTGCTCTGAAACTCGTTTCATAACTTATACTTCCCTTGTAAAGAAAAAGGAGGAATTTTTTATGAATACGTATGTGACCGTTCAGCAAGAAAATACACAAGAACATTTTCAAGTTTCTTTGCATTTTTCTGAAGACCAGCTAAGACTTTTCAGAAGCCGAGGGTTTAGACGTCCGACGATCCAAAACCTTCAACTAACAGAAATCAAGCATTTATATATCAACGAATTAATGGGCAGCCCGATCGTCAGCTTCTTTTATCGGGATCGCCGCTATACATTTTACCAATTTGGCCCTGCTGTCATTGAATATTTAAAAGAGCATTTAGTCGCTTAATCAAACGTGAAGAGGTGTGTCCCCCATGGCAAATATCCGCGATATCGCAAAAATCACTGGTTACTCCGTCTCTACGATCTCACGCGTCATCAATAATCATCCTTACGTCGATGACGAAAAACGCGCTCGCGTATTGGCGGTCATGCAGGAGTTGAACTATGTCCCTAACCGCTCTGCTCAAAATTTAAGTTATGGGAAAACCAAAAATATTGGTGTGATCTTGCCCTTTGTCAATCATGAATACTACGATCAGATGCTTAGCGGCATCATGCAGGCCGCTTTTGATCATGGCTATCAAATCAGTTTGCTGCCCACAAATTACAATCAAGAGTTGGAGAAGACTTATTTGGCTGAGTTTGCCACGCGTTCATTCGATGGCTTGATCGTCACGACCAAGTCAAACCCGATCGAGGCCTTTTTTGACTATTTCCAATACGGTCCGATTATTTTCTGTGAAGAGGTTCCAGATGCGGATGTCAGCACTGTCTATATCAACTTGAAAAATTCATTGAAGGAAGCTTTTTCCTATATGAAGGAACAGGGGATCAAACGACCAGGAATGACTTTGGGGCGCAGTAAAAATATCAGCCACAACTCAAAGCTCTCTATTCGGATAGCGAAGGAGAGTTACCCTGATTTTGACGAAGCCAATATTTTTTGGGATTGCATCATGGCGGAGGATGGGGTTCAAGGTGCGCGCTTTTTTGAGAAACAAAAGGTAGACGGGATCTTGACCTTTGGCGACGATATCGCAGCCACGATCTTGCAGAATTATGACGGGAAGAAGCCATTGGTCATTGGGCGAGAAAAACAATTGATTAGTGAAGTAATGGGCTTTTCCACCATTGATCATCATTTAGCGGAATGTGGAAAGAAGGCCTTTGAAGCTTTCTATTTCAACAAGCATGAGAAACGCTGCATCCCGCATCATTTCATAAAACGTTAATCACTAAACCAGCCAACGATTCCGTTGGCTGGTTTTTTGTGCAGATTAGTGTGTTTTTTGACTGGCTTACCGCTTCGTGTTCAAAAAGATACTTTACAAATGAAAAGTCAAACAACAAATAACTTTCCATTTATAAAGTAAATTCCTCTTTTACTTTTCATATGCAGGGTTTTTTATTAAAAGGCTTAACAGTTGATTGTACTAGATTGGGTTCTGCGAATACGCTTTTTGATCAACACTTCACCGCTAAAAAAGACCTCCGTTCCCCATTGACTAATGCTTCAAACGTTGCTGTGCCTCCCTTTATGGGATATATCAGAAACGTGATTTTTTTTCGTCAATGATGGATCATTACGAGGTCTTTTTTTGGATATTCTCACAAATTTCTAGTGTTCATCTTACGTTTCACTTACGGCTGCATCAAGGTGTCCTTGCATAATCTCCACTGATTTTTCAATGGATTCGTTCAGATTGAATAGACCGCTTGTTCCTACGATCAAAATATCTGCTCCGGCTTCAATCATTGTTTGATAGGTTTTTTCATTGCACGAACCATCGATTTGAATGTCAAACCCAAGATTATTTTCTTTTCGACAGACCGTTAATTTTTTGACTTTCTCCAAACTCTCCGATATAAATGTTTGTCCAGCAAAGCCCGGATCAACAGTCATTACGGTCACGATATCAATCAAATGGATGTAATCAAAAATCAGATTCAAGGGGGTTTCTGGATTTAGAACAACGCCTAGTTTTTTCCCTCGTTTTTTGATTGTTTCACTCAATCGAAACGCATGACCATTCAAAAATTCAGCATGAATACTGATCACTTCCACACCAATATCCAGCAATGGTTCTACGTAATCGATTGGATTGGTGACCATTAAATGCGCGTCCATCGGAATCGTCGTGTGGTTGTTTAATTGTTCAATAAACCAAGGGGACAATGTCATATTACTGACATAATGCCCATCCATAATATCGATATGGTAATAATCCACCGTTTGATTCAAGCAATTAATTTGTTCTGCAAATTTACTAATGTTCATACACATTAATGATGGAGCAATTTTTACCATTTTCGGTTCCTCTCTCCTCGTAAATTCTTTAGTTTACAGATTGTCCGCCATCCACTACCACTTCTGACCCCGTCATGAATCGGGATGCTTCTGAAGCTAGGAAAACTACGACATCTGCCACCTCATCTGCTGTACTGATGCGTTGATACAAAGGAATTCGGCTGCCCATCTCTTCCATCGTCCGTTCAGTAGCCTCTGCTGCATGTGCCGCCATCTGTGTTTTGATGTAGGCGGGATGTACTGAATTTACCCGAATGCCCCGCGGCGCAAACTCAATTGCTGCTGCTTTTGTCAATGCGGATACCGCACCTTTTGACGCAGCATAGGCAATTCGATTTTTCGATCCTAAAAAGGACGCGATGGAACTCGTATTGATGACACTACTGCCTTCACCCAACAGTGGCGACATTGTTTTTACACCTAAGAAAATACTTAATGCGTTCACATCCATCGTCTTCTTCCAAAGCTCTACGCTTGTCTCCTCGATCGTCTCGATTTTAAAGATGCCTGCGTTATTGAACAGCACATCCACCTTGCCATATTTTTCGCTGATGTCAGCGACCGTACGCAGCCACGCGTCTTCGTCTGTTGCATCGAAGCAGTAGGCATGGATCTCTTTGTTTTTAAACTGGTCTAGCAAAGCTTGGACATTCTCGCTATTATTGTCATTTACTAACACTGTGAATCCTTTAGCAAGTAATTTCGTGACGACTGCTGTACCCAACCCGCCAGCGGCCCCCGTGATAAATGCGACCTTCTTTTCTTCACTCATTTTTCAGCTTCCCTCTATTCTAGATTTGCATGGCGGCTCTTTAATGCCTCCATCGTCATCTGTTTTTCTTCCATCAATCGTAACGCCAATACATCGTGAAATATCAAAAGTCCTTGTTCAAAGACCGTCGTCATTGGCTGAATCGACGTAAAGGTTTGATTGCTTTTAGATGGACTTTCAAATGTAACCACTGAATCGGACAACTGCGCAATCGAACTCTCTGGACTAGAAGTCAGGTGGACGATCGTTGCCTGATAGCTTTTAGCCTTTTTTGCTATTTCCAGCGGAATGACTGACTCTCCTGAGCCGCTGCCGACAACCAAAAGATCGTCACTCGTAATCGGCGGCTCATTCAGATCACCCACCATATGACAGGAAATTCCTAAATGAGTCAGACGCTTCACCGCAGCCTCTAAAGACAATCGAACTCTTCCAACACCAACAAAGAACACCTCTCGCGCACCGAGCAATGCCTCTACATAGGCCTCGATTTCCTCATTAGAAACTTTTCCTAGCAGCAGGCTCAATTCGTCCATTACAGCTTTACTTGACTCACCATAACTTCTCATTCACCATCAACACCTTATTGTAAAATTCTTTTTTCTCATGAATCATATCGAACGCTGAAATCAAATCCTCAATCAGAACTTTATGAGTGACCAATGGCTTCAAATTCAATTGTTTGTTCGCTATCGCTTGAGCTGTAACCTGCCATTCATTTTTGGGAAAATGTTCATAGATACTATTGAACATCCCAACGATCGTGCCTTCCTTACGCATAAACTGATCGTAGGTTTTCTGTTTCATCACCATGTCTGAATGAGGATTACCCAATAAGACCACCCGACCAAATGTCCGAATCGATTTTGCGCATTGATCAAAAGCTGCACTGGAACCCGTTGCTTCGATTGCGACATCGGCTAGTTTGCCAGCTAAAGTTTCTAAAATAAAGGCTTCCGCATCCTGCTCTTGACTATTACAGACATCCGTAAAACCCAATTCACGAG
It encodes the following:
- the alsE gene encoding D-allulose 6-phosphate 3-epimerase → MVKIAPSLMCMNISKFAEQINCLNQTVDYYHIDIMDGHYVSNMTLSPWFIEQLNNHTTIPMDAHLMVTNPIDYVEPLLDIGVEVISIHAEFLNGHAFRLSETIKKRGKKLGVVLNPETPLNLIFDYIHLIDIVTVMTVDPGFAGQTFISESLEKVKKLTVCRKENNLGFDIQIDGSCNEKTYQTMIEAGADILIVGTSGLFNLNESIEKSVEIMQGHLDAAVSET
- a CDS encoding SDR family NAD(P)-dependent oxidoreductase, which produces MSEEKKVAFITGAAGGLGTAVVTKLLAKGFTVLVNDNNSENVQALLDQFKNKEIHAYCFDATDEDAWLRTVADISEKYGKVDVLFNNAGIFKIETIEETSVELWKKTMDVNALSIFLGVKTMSPLLGEGSSVINTSSIASFLGSKNRIAYAASKGAVSALTKAAAIEFAPRGIRVNSVHPAYIKTQMAAHAAEATERTMEEMGSRIPLYQRISTADEVADVVVFLASEASRFMTGSEVVVDGGQSVN
- the hxlB gene encoding 6-phospho-3-hexuloisomerase, which produces MRSYGESSKAVMDELSLLLGKVSNEEIEAYVEALLGAREVFFVGVGRVRLSLEAAVKRLTHLGISCHMVGDLNEPPITSDDLLVVGSGSGESVIPLEIAKKAKSYQATIVHLTSSPESSIAQLSDSVVTFESPSKSNQTFTSIQPMTTVFEQGLLIFHDVLALRLMEEKQMTMEALKSRHANLE